The Bos indicus x Bos taurus breed Angus x Brahman F1 hybrid chromosome 3, Bos_hybrid_MaternalHap_v2.0, whole genome shotgun sequence genome segment tgctgaaaCACACCTGACCAGGCCGGCCACCCAAGATCTTCAGCTGTCAGCCGTGCTGGCAGATAATGACCCAGTGCCCAGACCTAGTATCACTGCCAAagagttcacggggtcacaagcTGTCATGCGTGTCCTGTGGCTCATCTAACGGGGGGCTCGCTCCCCATTTGACCAGAGGCTGTACAGGTAGTGCAGGAAGGGACCCCATGTCTATACGGAGGACACATCCACTCCCTGCCCCCTGGGCTCCAGGCAGTTGCTGCCTTGGGTCCCACCAAGCTGCAGGGCCATGCTGCTAGATGGGGACACAGGGGCATTGGCCAGGTCGAGTTCCAGCTTGTAGTCCTGCGAGGTTGCACCCCTAGACCAGGGTGGCCAGGGGAGATGGGCTGCCTGGGGCTTGCGGGCAGGGGTGCAGGAGTGTCCACTGGCAAGCTTGTGCCCATAAACACCTGATGGTGATGCAGGCCAGCAGGGCCTCCGGTCCACCATCTGGTTCCTGTTCAGTCATAAAGCTGGGAGAAACATCACTCGGTGGAGGGACCGTCACACAGGCGGCCCTGAGCATCCAGACAGGGCAGGTCTGGGGCCTGCATCCAGTCAGGGTCCCGGCAGATGGCACCCATCCTCCCTGGGGGTCGCCGAGGAGGGAGAGAGGCCGTGCCCCAGGGTCCACAGGGCTTCAGCTTCGCAGGCCCCACCCTCCCGGTGCCTTCCAACAATTCTCCCAGGAGTAGACTTGGGCAGCCCTCCTCCCTGCACAGGGCGGCTGCTGAAATGACTGTGGGTTTGGGGGGAGCAGGCGGGCAGGGCTCCATGGAAGGAGAGAGGCAGAAACACCCGTCAGCGAGGCTCACATGTCCAGGAAGTGACACTGCCAAACCCAGAGCAGCTGCCCGGCGTTCGCTCATCCCGAGGCTTCTGTCGTTGCACAAAGCAATTCTGTGCTTGCCACACTCTTGTGTGTACCTTTAAGAAAATTCTCATTCGGGGGGTAAAGATTATGCAGGTTCATTAAAAAGGGTTCCAGACCTGCAGAAACACTTAAGAAATAGCAGGAGGTATTTGTAATGTGCACAGTTGCTAGAATAGAAAAGGATTTTCTCTACATCAGCAAGAAAGGGGCAGCTCTGCCAGCCAGAAAGGGGCTGAGAACGCAGTGGGCAACTCGGGAGAAACCCGAGGTCAGTGTGAAGCAGAGTCCTGAAGGCGGAGCCCGTGGGACACTGGCCTCGGGAGCAGGGCTCTGCGGGGAGCAGCAGTCAGGGAGGGGACTGGCCCGGCGCGTAGGGTGGGCTGCGCTGGGGAGCAGCCCAGATCGCCACGTGCAGACCGAGCAGGCAGATCCAAGCGGCTGCCCGGCAGAGGGCTGGATCCCAGACAGGCCTCGAGCTTGGGTGGCAAGTGGGTCTGCTTCACGTGATGGACGCTCCCCCACCCCAGACGGGTGAGCAAGACTCCTGTCTGCTGTAAAGATCCATCACTGCCTGGCAGAAGTGCCAGGCTGCGTTCCAataaagcattatttacaaacaCGGGTGGTGAGTCATCCCGCGGGCCACAGTCAGCTGACCCCTGATCTAGAGCATCACCCATCCCCAGGACCAGGGAAGCGATTCTCTCATCAGGGGGGCCCTTCTGCCTTGGACATGCTGTGTCCCCTCTTCTCCCGGCCTGGTGGGGTCGGGTGCCCAGCGGAGGGGTGCCTCTGCTGTGAGGCacaggagggtggggagagcagaCCTTGGTGACGTTGGCGTCGACCAGCAATGCCTGGCCCGTCAGCCAGCTCTTCCTCTGACATGCTTCCCACAGAGCTTCACACAGCTTCATGAGGAGACAGGCCCCCTCTGGGGACAAGAGAACCTGCAGAAAGAAAGTCAGGTCAGGTCTCCCCTGGGAGACATAGAAAATGGAACACATTGGAGACTTTATTCTACTCACTCTAAGAATCAGACTGGTTCAAAGAGAACCCAGGGAACTGACGCTGATGGACCCGGGTTGATGGGCTGAGGACGCTGTGCGTGGAGGTGGCAGTGAGCGGTCCTGAGCAGCCACGGACGGCGGGGAGCGGGACGCGCCTGGGAAACAGCCCAAAGCTGTGACGGCGAGAATCAGGGGACCTGGGCCGTGTTCTCTGGACAACATACCCTTGAGTATTGAAGCGGGAACACCCTGCTCAGCTGCGGGCTGTCCTCGCAGCCTTGCCTGAGTGTCCATCCCCACAGAAGGAATTGGCACCACCAGTTCCCCTGGGGCAGGTGCACACAGCGAGGACAGACCTTAAATACACAGCGGGGGTGAAACATCCAGGAAGCAGAAGGGGCCAAGGATCCCGTAGCCATGTGTGTGCatcaaaatgcacacacacaacacacacagcacagatgtgcacacaaaacacacacggcacagatgtgcacacaacacacacgcAGCACAGgtgtgcacacaacacacacgcAGCACAGGTGTGCACACAACACACAGCACAGatgtacacacaacacacaatatAGATGTGCACACAACACACGGCACAGATGTGCACACAACACACATGCAGCACAGGTGTGCACACAACACACAGCACAGatgtacacacaacacacaatatagatgtgcacacaacacacagcacagatgtgcacacaacacacacggCACAGATGTGCATACAACACACAGCACAGATGTGCACACAACACACAATACAGATGTGCACACAACACACAGCACAGgtgtgcacacaacacacacggCACAGATGTGCACACAACACACAGCACAGATGTGCACACAACACACAATACAGATGTGCACACAACACGCAGCACAGATGTGCACACAACACACATGGCACAGATGTGCACACAACACACAGCACAGATGTGCACAAAACACACAATACAGATGTGCACACAACACACAATACAGATGTACACACAACACAGatgtgcacacaacacacacacggCACAGATGTCCACACAACACACAATACAGATGTGCACACAACACACAGCACAGgtgtgcacacaacacacacatgcagCACAGATATGCACACAACACACAATACAGATGTACACACGGCACAGATGTGCACACAACACACAGCACAGGTGTGCACACAACACACATGGCACAGATGTGCACACAACACACAATACAGATGTGCACACAACACACAATACAGATGTACACACAACACAGatgtgcacacaacacacacacggcacagatgtgcacacaacacacacagcacagatgtCCACACAACACACAATATAGATGTGCACACAACACAGCACAGgtgtgcacacaacacacacacgcaGCACAGATATGCACACAACACACAATACAGATGTACACATGGCACAGATGTGCACACAACACATGTGGCACAGAtgtacacacaacacacagcacagatgtgcacacaacacacacggCACAGATGTGCACACAACACACAATACAGatgtgcacacaacacacacacggCACAGATGTGCTCAGCACAGGAGCATGGCCCCTTTTGCTCGGGTGACTCAGGACATAAAAACGTCAGCAAATGACTGAGGAGGGCTGTGGTACAGCCGTGACTGCGGGCCCGGAACGAGAGCCTGGTCACCTCGATCCCTGGTGTCAGACATCCCTCCACGCCATCCACACCACAGAACCACGTGGGGAAGAAGGGAAACCGGCCAAGTTCTTCTCTTCAGCAAGACCGCCATTAACATAAGTGAGCCTGATACGCTGAAGTGTGTACCAATAGGAGGGCAGCTGCACTCTCGTAAAATGGAATCTTACTATGGATGCTCtcaacactttaaaatatatttaatttcactTAACATCAGTTTTAACATAACAAGCAGAACTACTGCATTTTCTAAACATGAAATACTTCCGTTATCACAACAGTCGGTCCCTTGTTATTGATTCATGCACGTATTTATGGCTGTGCCAGCTCTTGGTTGCTGCGTGCGGGCCTTCTCTAGCCGCAGGGAGCAGGGGCCGCTCTAGTTGTGAGCAGGCTGTAGGGTGAgcaggctcagttgttgtggcacGCACTTTTAGTTGCCCTGGGGCACGTGCCCATCTACCAGACCAGGCATCGAACacgtgtcccctgctttggcaggctgtCTCCCAACCACTGTACTACCAGCGAAGTCTGGCAGTCTGtacttctgattaaaaaaaaaaatcccttgaaatgggaaaaaaaccctaaaatggCTTTGTATTTTGAAAGATCACatcatgtatgcacacacacacacgcacacacacacacacacacaccctgtatGTGTACACAGAGCCACTACACACATTCATGCAGATGTACACATACGCATACAGGTGtatgcatgcacactcacacgtGTACACCCCACAAGTGTACACACGGCCACGACACGTGTGCACACGCATGCATGTACATGCACCCCCCACAGGTACACTTTTTCTGCTCCATTTGCTGGGTGCATTACTTCAAGAGCACCAGTTATCCTTATGTTGGGTTGTCTTGTTTATTCTTAATGTGATTTAGGTTTACAAAACTCATAATAAACACCTCTTGTTTTACTTCATTTACTGGGTCATCTGAAACCTTTCTGAGGCCAGTGGCTCCCACACAGTGGCCTCGGCGTCACGTTGAAGGCCTGTCGGTCCACAGGCTGCTGGCCCCGCCCTTCTGAGAATCTGAGTTTGTGACAGAATGCTGACACCGTGGGCCCAGGGACCACGCTCTGAGAACACAGCTCTGTGTCAACGGCTCGATTTCCACCTTGTCCGTTTTGCTCTTCGCTGTCTGTAATTCATTTGCTGGTTCTTTATTGACACTGTCTGGTTTCAGTTTGTTTTCTGACGTCTGGAGTCCAGTTTTCAGATCTTagccttttgtatatttttgatgtttATCTCCCGAGTCCCTGTTCTTATcaaatcccttgggcagagggtGGGACGAGACTTGGTTCTGTTCGCTGGCTGTTTATCCCAAGTCGGCCTTGTAGTCATCTTGCTATGACCCTATCCTGTGCACTGAGTCACTTATTTTCCTGTGGCTATTTGCACACCCCTGGCCTCCCCACACCTTCCCATCTTGTTCAAGCCTGAGCGACTGTCCACGTGTCCGTGTGTTGGTAACCCTCGTCCCTCAAAGCCTGGCGATGGTTTGCTTTCCCATCGGAGGCACGAATACTTGTGTTCTGGACGCCATGGGAAGCTCGGGGAGGGGGGTGCTGGTGGCAGAAGGGAGGTCTAGGAGGAGGGGTGTTGTTAGAAGCAGCCTAGCCTTGCTTCCTCCTGCAATCTGTGAGATGTCCTGGACTCACAGGGGGAGGGCAGTGTGTACAGTCCTGGATCCTGGGCCCACGGCTGGTGTGCCTGGAGCCACCATGCCCTCCTGGGAGGGTCAGCCCACAGCCACCCCGTTTCTGCTGTTCCATGACTTCCCAGGGTCAGTATGTGCAGATGAATCAGGGCTCCTGGCCCCCAGTCACTGGCTGGCATGGCTCTGGGGCAGGGGGCGGCCCAGGGACCATGCGGTCTGTGCCTCTGATCCGCGGGGGAGCTGTCCCCTCCTTGCTCAGCACCCAGTGTCTGAAGCTTGTGTTCTTGCTTGTTTTTTGCTGGGATTCTTCTCTGATTTTTCCTAGTTATTTCCTTTCTATTCATCCTGGGGGCAGGAGATTCTGCCTCACCACTGTCTCTGACATTCTCTTCGAATATCCACAAGCAGGGACGACTCTTGGTCCCATAAGAACATACCTGACTTGGGGGACGCTAGGAACGTCCATGAGAAGGAGCACCTTGGTGCTTTCGGAGCCAGAGTGCCCGAAATCCAGGTCAGAAAAACAGGAACATCAAGACCAAGGAGGGAGATGTCCCCCTGGCAGGTTCCGGATCTGCCAGCGCCCTCCCGGACGGGACACACGCTCTGTGGCAAGCAAGGTGCTTCTCGGGTGCCCTCCGGCTGTTGAAGCCCGGGCGGGTGGGCTAAACAACGATGCCGGCAGAACCTGGAACAGCCCGGGCACATAGCTGCCCCGGCACGGCCCTCACCCGCCCGCCCTCCTCCACGCCCGTCCCTTCGGACCTCACACCCGCTCTGCAGCCACACCGACCTTCCAAACACACCACAGGTCCTGTCCCTCCTGGGAATGGGCTCCCGGGCGCCCAGCACGCCCGCCCTCCCTGCCGTGGACCCCTTCCTGGATGCCGGCCCATCTGGGGACCACCCACGCCCCACATCGTTGCTTCAGCTTCTTACGAGTGACAGCTGGGTTCCTGTGCATCCTCCAGTCGGGCCCTGGGGCCTCGGGCCTCTGTGGGACAGGGAGCCGCCAGCCTGCGGCGGCCCTTCCTCCCCGTCACCTCTCTGTGAcaccttcctgcctcctctgctCCTCGCTTCAGGGCTGGGGTCCCTACACGCCTTCCCAGGGATGGACCTTGGCAcgtgggtgcttggggctggaaGCTGAGGGCGCCCTGGCAACCACAGCCAGGCGACCTCGGGCTCCAGGTCCCGGCTCCTTCCTTCCCGTGTGTCACAGGCACCCCAGCAGCCTGAGGGTGCAAGGCGGCCTTGGCTGGTCCTCCCAAGGATGCAGGGCACAGATCCAGACCCAGGCTGCTGGCAGGCTGGCCACTCCCTGCCCGGGCACTGGGTATCCTGAGGCCAGGCCTGAAGGGACCCACGACGCTGAAGCCTTTCCCATCAAGGACATAACAGGAAAGCAGCCCACGGGGTAGGGGGGCCTCTGCAGTCCCTCAGGGGTGCCCTGAGCTCCGAGGCCCAGGCTGGAGACTCGCTGTCAAGaagcccacagggtcgcacagagtcggacacgactgaagtgacttagcagcagcagcagcagcccacagGGCTGGGGCTTCTCTCCTACAGTAGTTCAGCCCGGGCCTGGACCAGCCAGGGAAGCGGGGCGCTCCCACCACACCAGCCTGGGAGTGTTTTTCTTCACCAGGACTGGCAGCCTGCAATTAGACGGAAGCCAGGGCTTCCCAAGAAACGGGATCAAACTCGGGGAACACGGCTCCACCACCGCCCCCTGGTGGCCCTGGGGCCGCTGTCCACTCGCAGTGGGGTCCTGGGTCTGGGCCCTGACCAGGCCCGAGGGCCGTGCTGGCTGTGGAGGGAAACGCGCTTCCCCCGTCCACGGTGCGGTGGTAtcagggcagggcaggagggtGGTAAACACAGCATATGCTGACGCTCCAGGTGGGCTGCGGCAGGTCCCCACGCCCGGCCCTGCCCTCCGGCGCTCCGCCTGGTTGTCACCCAGCGAAGCAGCGGGTGTGGGGAGGGCGTGCCCCTGCAGCCCGCAGGCAGTGCCGGGCGGGGGCCCTGCCCAGCTGGGGGTTGCGGTGCTGCCAGCACTCAGGCCGGGGCTCTGGGGCCTGGCGCGCCCCACTGAGCCTCCACTCTGGCCCGTGGTCCTCACGAGGTCTGCACACGGGGCACCCCGCGGGCCTGGCCCATGCCGTCATGCCATGTGGCCTGAGGCTGTCAGAGGAGCTGGTCTGCAGGTGGACAGGGGTGTGGGCCCTGGGACAGACAGGCTGcaggcggggcgggcgggggagCACAGAGTGGGGGCCCCCGAGGGGACAGGGCTCTGGCCTCGGTGACACTGGGTTCTTTTTCTGGCTTTTCTTCAACTTCCATGCTGAGTCGAGGCCATCACTGCCTCCTGGAAGACCCCTGCCCCCTGAGCAGCCTCTGCACCAGGCGAGCCCCTGGAGACCCTCCTTCAAGTCACAGGGTGACTGCTCAGACTCGCCCCCAAGGATATGAGCTGCACAGGGGCAGCTGGCCTGGGTCAGGGCAGGGTcccggggaggggagggcagggagcccCGGGAGGGGacactggggaggggaggagccccGGGGACGGGGGGGTGGGGCGCAGGGCGGGCCCAGCAGCAGCATCCCCAGGCCACCCGCTGTCCTTAGATGGCCTTCCTGTTGTTGCATAGTGGGGCTCCTGCGGGAGTGTCAGGCTCCAGACGTCCACATCCTGCCCCTGGAACCCATGGCCATGACAGCAcatggtgggtggggtgggggccctgCAGGTGTGACCGTGGGCCTGGAGTTGGCCACTCCGCATTTTCTGGGGCTGCATTCTCACGGGGCCCTTGGACAGAGGCTCCGGAGGGCCAGGCTCAGGGAAGGAGGCCAGGGACCCAAGGAGCGGCTGTGAGCCCTGGGACCTGGGCGGCGTCCCGAAGCTGGAAATGTCAGGGAAACGGATCCCCTGTGGACAGCTGGCCCCGAGGCCTCCTGCGAGAGGACACGGGCGTGGTTCAAGCCGCTGAGTCCCAGTCACTTGTGACGGCACCACAGGCCACTGCAGGCTCAGTGGTGACCCCATCGAGACCAGGTGGGATCAGCCCCGGGGGGCTGGGTCCCGGCTAAGACACGCTGCTGAGCGCCCCACCCTGAGGCCCTCGCCGTGACCTCATCGGGGCTGCAGCTCTGGACACTGCCCTTCTCGGGGCGTCAGCTCACCACCCCTTCCACAGGCTGGAGGCCGCTGGAGGCTGCTGCAGGCCGCGTGGACAACctccaggcaggggctggggtgtgCCCAGACCCCAGGGAAGGCTCTGCGTGGTCACAGCACTGCACTCACATGCCCGCCTCCCAACGCCTCCAGAAAGATCTCATGGAGGACACGCTGCCTCCCCAGGGATCCCGGGCCTGGGCCTGCGGTGTCCCCACGGCACCCGCAGTGGCGTCCTCTGGGGGCCGTCTCAGCCCTGAGGGGCTCCTGCCAGCCAGCTTGAGGAGCAGAGGGCACCGAGAAGTGAAAGCGGCTTTTAAGGAGGGCGTGGTGACTGAGCACAGGCCGGCCCTGCACCTTCCAGGGAAGCGGCAGAGACAGGCCCGGGCTCACCAGACAAACAAACCTGATGACACTTGCCGGAGCGGAGACGGGGGCTGTTTCATTCTAAAGCCAAGAAAAAAGCCTGGAGTCTTT includes the following:
- the LOC113890238 gene encoding uncharacterized protein LOC113890238, yielding MPASQRLQKDLMEDTLPPQGSRAWACGVPTAPAVASSGGRLSPEGLLPASLRSRGHREVKAAFKEGVVTEHRPALHLPGKRQRQARAHQTNKPDDTCRSGDGGCFILKPRKKPGVFPVTSDQQSPVAWSGVLNMWSPGAENLTERFCSLTAQLLRSTRGQLACRKSRFCFPSFNGGE